In Flavobacterium piscisymbiosum, the sequence AACGATAAAAGCGGATTACAGATTCAATCTTTAAAAACCAATTTCTTTTACGGACCTAAAAATGCGTATCTGAATGATTTGTATTTAAAAACGCCTCAAACTTTATTGCAAAACAAAGTTAAAGTAGCCTATTCTTCGATTGCAACGATTTCTAAAGATTTAGGAAATCTTTCTCTGGATGCGAATTTAAATCAGTCGAAAATTGGGTTCAAAGATATTTTGCTTTTCGTTCCGGATTTACAAAAAACAAATCCGTTTAAAAGTAATCCAAATGCAATTTTGTATTTGAATACACGCCTGAGCGGAAAAATAAAAGACCTTGATATTCCGCAATTCGAAATGAGCGGAATAGGAACGACAAAGGTTTCCCTTTCGGGGAAAATAAAAGGATTACCGGATGCTCAAAAAGCGTATTACGATCTGGATATTAAGAAAGTTTCAAGTACTTCTAAAGATATATATTCGTTTGTGCCAACAGGAACAATCCCTAAAAATATTCAGTTGCCTTCTCAATTAAATTTGCAGGGAAAATTTAAAGGATCTGTTCAAAATTTCAAAACCAATCTGGCTTTAAACAGTAGTTTCGGAAATGCAAAAGTGGATGGTTTATTTGATCAGCGTGTTAAGAAAAAAGAGAAATACGATGCGACGGTTTATCTGTTAGATTTTGATTTAGGGCGATTGATCAAAAACGATTCGATTGGGAAAATTACGCTTAAAGCGAAAGTAAAAGGAAATGGTTTAGACCCAAAAACAGCTCGTGCCCAATTTGACGGATTGGTTCAGAAAGCTGTTTTCAATAGATATACTTACAAAGATTTAGCATTAAAAGGAAATATCGCAAACGGTTCATTCGACGTAAAATCAGGAATGAAAGATCCAAATTTGAATTTTGACTTGGTTGCTAGCGGAAATACACAAGATAAATATCCATCAATAAAATTAAAATTAAACCTTGATATTGCCGATTTAGAAAAGTTGAATCTTCATGCCGGACCAATGAAATTGAGAGGTAATGTAGATGCGGATATTGCCAATAGTAATCCTGATTTTCTTAACGGAAAAGTGTTTCTGTCGAACGTTCAGGTTTTGCAATCTGCAGAACCAATTGTTCTGGATTCTGTTCGCGTAATTGCTTTTGCTGATAATAATCGAAATAATATTAAAATTTCTTCTCAGTTTTTAAAGGCTGAAGTTGATGGGAAATACAAACTGACAACACTTACGGCAGCGATAAAAAAATCATTATCGAAATATATCGATTTGAAAAATCCGAAAGTAAACGGAGAATCAGATGAACAACGTTTGGCCTTTACTTTAAAAATAGATAATGACCCGATACTTTTTAAACTAGTTCCCAAATTAACAGGTTTAGAACCTATCAATATTACAGGAAAATACAATAACGTAACAGATTCATTAGAAGTAAAAGGTACAATCCCAAGAATTGTATATGCTGATAATACCATTTCTGACGGAAAAATAAATATCGAGGCCAAAGAAAATGCTTTAGAATATATGGTTTCTGTAGCAACGATCGAAAGCGGATCTTTAAAAATTCCGTTTACTAGTTTATCAGGAAAAGTCGAGAATAATCTTTTGACTTATGCACTTGAAGTAAAAGATGTAAAAGACAAACAACAGTATTTTATTGCCGGAGAATTTAAAACGGAAGATTCTAAAAATATCTTTAAAATCGATGCTGAAAACTTTATACTGAATTATGATAAATGGACTATTGATCCTGAAAATGTAATTGAGTTTGGAGGAAAAAGATTGTATATCAATAAATTTTATCTGGCAAATTCCGGAAACGAATTAAAAATACAATCTCAGGGAGAGCAGGATAATGCGCCGTTAAAAGTTGAATTTGTAAACTTTAAAATTGAGACGATTATGAATATCGTCAAAAAAGATGAAATTTTAATGCAAGGTTTGATTAATGGTAATGCAGTGGTCGAAAATGTAATGACCAAACCTACTTTTACATCAGATTTAAAAATAGATCAGTTTGCTTTTAAAGGAGAACCGGTTGGAGATATTACCGTAAAAGTAGATAATAAAACAGACAATTTACTGAATGCAAATGTAGCATTGACCGGAGAAGGAAACGAAGTAAACCTGACCGGAAATTACAAAATAGACGATGGAAATCTTGATTTTAATTTAGATTTGAATAAGTTGTATATCAAAAGTATCCAGGGCTTTACAATGGGTAATGTTACCGATGGAACGGGATATTTATCAGGAAATTTCAAGATTGTAGGCAATGCATCAAGTCCAAAAGTTTCGGGCGAATTAAATTTTAATGATACAGGATTTAGAATCACGCAACTGAATTCATTTTTCAAAACAGATAAGGAAAAAATCACCTTTAATAATGATGTAATCACTTTTGATAAGTTCACACTTCAAGACGAAAACGACAACGAATTATCTGTAGACGGAACGATTCAGTCTCCGGATTTCAAAGTATATAACTTTGGTTTAGTAGTTACGGCAGACGATTTTAGAGCAATACATTCTAAAGAAGCCGATAATGATTTGTTTTATGGTGATATGTTTTTAGACACAAAACTAAATATTAAAGGAAATCTTGACAGCCCGGTTATCGATGGAACGATAAAAATTAATAAAGAAACCAATTTTACGGTTGTACTGCCGCAGTCAGATCCTTCAATCGCAGATCGTGAAGGTATTGTAGAGTTTGTTGATGAAGATAATATGTTATTGAAGCAAACTGTTGCAATGGAAAATCAGTTAAATCAATCGCAGTTGATTGGTATGGATGTAAGCGTTGAAATCGCTATCGATAAAGAAGCAGAACTGACATTGGTGATCGACAAAGGAAACGGGGATTACCTGAATCTAAAAGGTGAGGCACAACTTACAGGAGGAATAGATCCGTCAGGTAAAACGACCTTAACAGGTAAATACGAGTTTTCTGAAGGTGCATACGAAATGAATTTCAATATGATCCGACGAAAATTTGATATTCAAAAAGGAAGTTCTATTACCTGGAATGGAGAACCTACAATGGCAACTTTGAATATTACGGCTATTTATAAAGTAGAAACAGCGCCGATAGATTTGCTTGGCAATCAATTACCAACAGACAATCCGACGGTGAGAAATACCTATAAACAAAAAATTCCTTTTCAGACCTTATTGAAAATGAATGGTGAACTTTTAAAACCGGAAATTACTTTTGATATCGTACTTCCGGACGGAAATTATGATGTTTCTACAGATGTTGTATCGCTTACGCAAACCAAATTGGAACAATTACGACAAGAACCAGCAGAATTAAACAAACAGGTTTTTGCGCTATTATTATTGAATAGATTCATCGGAGAAAATCCATTTGCAAGCGAAAGCGGCGGAACAAGTGCAGAATCCTTAGCCAGACAAAGTGTGAGTAAAATACTTTCGCAACAATTAAATGATTTGGCGGGAGAATTAATTACCGGAGTTCAGCTTGAATTCGACCTGGAATCAACAGATGATTATACAACAGGAACCAGAGAAAACAGAACCGATCTAAATGTAGGGGTTTCTAAAAAACTATTAAACGACAGGTTAAAAGTAACCGTAGGAAGCAGTTTTGCAGTCGAAGGACAGGAACGCGCCAATGAAGAAAGTACCAATATTGCCGGAGATGTTGCATTAGATTATCAACTAACCAAAGACGGACGATACATGCTTCGTGCGTATAGAAAAAATGAATATCAGGTTGCGGTAGAAGGACAGGTAGTTGAGACCGGAGTCGCTTTTATTATCACGATGAGTTATAATAAATTCAGAGAACTTTTTCATCGTAGTGCAGCCGAAAAGGAAATGATAAAAGAAGAGAAATTGCGCAACGAAAAAAGAAAGCAAAAAGAAAAAGAAGAGAAGAAAAAAGAAGAAAACGAAGAAAATAAAATTGAAGGAAATGAGCAAAAGACATAGCAATATGAACATTAGATATGTAAAATATTTTATAGTGCTATCCTTATTTTTTGTTTTTGGATGCAGCAGTACAAAATATTTGCCTGAAGGAGATTTATTGTACACAGGAGGTTCTGTGACAGTAAAAGATTCTATTATAAAAAAGAAAGACAGAAAAGCACTGGAGAAAGAACTGGAAGATTTATTGCGTCCAAAACCCAATAAGCAAATATTTGGTTTACGCCCTAAATTATGGATTTACAATATTGCAGGAGAACCTAAAAAGCAAAAAGGAATTCGATATTGGCTGCGCAATAAAGTAGGCGAACCGCCAGTACTTTTTAGTAAAGTCGATTTAGATTATAATGCATCGGTTTTACGAAATTTTACTGAAAATCGTGGTTATTTTAAAACTCGTGTCAGTGCAGATTCGACTGTAAGTAACAAACGAGTAACAGCAGAATATACCGTTACACCCAAAAAACAATACATTATAAAAAGTGTAATTTTTCCGGATGATTCTCTGGCGATGTCAAGAATAATTGGAAGATCAAGCCGAAGAAGTTTGTTGAAAGTAGGA encodes:
- a CDS encoding translocation/assembly module TamB domain-containing protein; the encoded protein is MNKKPIHFLKKTLRILLWCVVSIIALLLLLIVLIQVPSIQNYAKDKAITYLHNKIKTKVSLDHISIKFPKDIVLEGFYFEDQKKDTLLAGKRLEVDVDLFKLVSSELEINSVSLENVNANISRNKDGVFNFDYIIKAFESKEPKVEDPDAKPFKISVVKVNLDNVKFSFKDDFSKNDVKVNLTHFDTKFKEFDLDKMNFDIPNIKLDGLKLVLDQDAVEKIAEVSVETVDTISKRKDFNLKLGKISLSKIDIAYDNKDSKLDSGIKLGNLDLSVNKIDLNNQLLDFDTFELKNLKGNLRLGTKDKQIKTPNLDSTAIKQAGWKVKLNDIDIQDVAFKFDDMQSKPVLKGIDYSHLDLDQLNFKAEKLYYGNDTISGNIKALTANDKSGLQIQSLKTNFFYGPKNAYLNDLYLKTPQTLLQNKVKVAYSSIATISKDLGNLSLDANLNQSKIGFKDILLFVPDLQKTNPFKSNPNAILYLNTRLSGKIKDLDIPQFEMSGIGTTKVSLSGKIKGLPDAQKAYYDLDIKKVSSTSKDIYSFVPTGTIPKNIQLPSQLNLQGKFKGSVQNFKTNLALNSSFGNAKVDGLFDQRVKKKEKYDATVYLLDFDLGRLIKNDSIGKITLKAKVKGNGLDPKTARAQFDGLVQKAVFNRYTYKDLALKGNIANGSFDVKSGMKDPNLNFDLVASGNTQDKYPSIKLKLNLDIADLEKLNLHAGPMKLRGNVDADIANSNPDFLNGKVFLSNVQVLQSAEPIVLDSVRVIAFADNNRNNIKISSQFLKAEVDGKYKLTTLTAAIKKSLSKYIDLKNPKVNGESDEQRLAFTLKIDNDPILFKLVPKLTGLEPINITGKYNNVTDSLEVKGTIPRIVYADNTISDGKINIEAKENALEYMVSVATIESGSLKIPFTSLSGKVENNLLTYALEVKDVKDKQQYFIAGEFKTEDSKNIFKIDAENFILNYDKWTIDPENVIEFGGKRLYINKFYLANSGNELKIQSQGEQDNAPLKVEFVNFKIETIMNIVKKDEILMQGLINGNAVVENVMTKPTFTSDLKIDQFAFKGEPVGDITVKVDNKTDNLLNANVALTGEGNEVNLTGNYKIDDGNLDFNLDLNKLYIKSIQGFTMGNVTDGTGYLSGNFKIVGNASSPKVSGELNFNDTGFRITQLNSFFKTDKEKITFNNDVITFDKFTLQDENDNELSVDGTIQSPDFKVYNFGLVVTADDFRAIHSKEADNDLFYGDMFLDTKLNIKGNLDSPVIDGTIKINKETNFTVVLPQSDPSIADREGIVEFVDEDNMLLKQTVAMENQLNQSQLIGMDVSVEIAIDKEAELTLVIDKGNGDYLNLKGEAQLTGGIDPSGKTTLTGKYEFSEGAYEMNFNMIRRKFDIQKGSSITWNGEPTMATLNITAIYKVETAPIDLLGNQLPTDNPTVRNTYKQKIPFQTLLKMNGELLKPEITFDIVLPDGNYDVSTDVVSLTQTKLEQLRQEPAELNKQVFALLLLNRFIGENPFASESGGTSAESLARQSVSKILSQQLNDLAGELITGVQLEFDLESTDDYTTGTRENRTDLNVGVSKKLLNDRLKVTVGSSFAVEGQERANEESTNIAGDVALDYQLTKDGRYMLRAYRKNEYQVAVEGQVVETGVAFIITMSYNKFRELFHRSAAEKEMIKEEKLRNEKRKQKEKEEKKKEENEENKIEGNEQKT